The genomic window GTATGCGTTCGCCGCCAGGCAAGGTGGCCGACAACAACGGCTCCTGGGCCGAGACGCGCTGCTTCGTGAAGTTGGCAACGAGCTTGGCGATCGACATGCACCAGTCGAAGCTCGCGAACGCAAGGATCTCGCGCGTCCACCCCGTCTGCCGTTCCACAAAAGCGATTCCTGGTTCGTTGATGCAGATCTCCGTGACCTCGGTGTCCTCGAGCAGCGGCATCAGCGGGTCGAGAAACAGCGCGAGCGAGGAGGGCGGCGGTGGCGCGGCTGCCGTCGCCACGCCTGAAGCTTCCGCTTCTTCAGGGTTGGGCAGGCGCGACGCGTAGGGCATAGACATCGCGGAAGTCCACGTCTCGGGCCACCAGGATCTGGATGCGTTCGCCCTGGTTCTTGATCACGGTTGGAGGTATCGCAATGGTGCTGCGCAGTACCTCGGTCAGGATGTCCCGGCTGCCTTGGCGACCGACCACCAGCGCGCCGCGGTTGGTCAGGCCCGCGCCACCTTGCTGCTGGGCCGTCAGCGCCTGCATCGTGCCGTCGATGACCGACACGAGGATCGCTGCGCCAAAGCGCTCCCAGAAGTGGGTGTCCACAAATCCCGGTAGGCCGTTGCGCCCCAGCTCGTCGGTGCCCGGCGATGCCAACTGGACCACCACCCCGGTGGGTGTTCTCGCCTCGCTCCAAAGCACGAAAACACGGCCCTGTCCGTGGCGGGGCGAGCCGCGCTGCTCACCCACGTACTTCGTGCCGCGCTCGAGCAGCACCACCTTGCCGTCGGCACTGTAGATGTCGCTGGCACCGATGCAGGTGGTGAGACCTTCGTAGGTCGAATCGATCGCGGTCTCCAAGGTGCAATCGATGAATGCGCCCTTGGGCAGAAGAAAGCGGCGCGTCGGCAGGACCTGTGCTGTAACGGCGGGGGTGCGCGTCGGTCGGAGACTGCCCTCGAGGCCAGGAGGGCTGGAGAGGCTGGAGGGTGGCGGCTGCAAGGCACCCAGGATCTGCGCCATGTTGGGTACGCCACTTGCCGCCGGCCCGGCCGGGCCGCCGGCGAAAGCGGCCGTTGCTGCGGCTGCGTCAGGCGACAGCGCGTGCCGCATCACGGGCGTTCCGAGCTTGCGCTCGAGCGCAAGCTGGGCTGGGGTCTTTGGCGGTGGTCCGCCCGGGGGTGTCGCCGCCGCTGCAGGCGGTGAAGCGCTGGGTGGCGGTGCGGAGGCCTGTGGTGGCGTCGGCGGCGGATCGATCCGGCCCAGCGGCGGCACCTTGGTTTCGCCGCCGGCGCGGGCCGCCGAGGCCTTCTGTGCGGCCAACTGCGCCTCGCGACCCTTGGCGTACTGGGTGCTGTAGTACCAAAACAGGAAACCGGCACCCAGCAGCAGCATGGTGCCGATGGCCACGAAGCTGCTGATCCTCGACTGGATCGTGCGTTCCCGATTCACCGAGGGAATGGTCCGCTCCCCGTCGATCGCATGGCCGCGCCCGGTGTGGGACGCATCAGGGCGCTCTGGACGGCGGGGAACGGAATAAAGCTCGCCAGTGTCTGGATCGACCGCGCCCGCGCGGCGACTTCCTCCGAGCGCTTCGTCGTCAGCGGATGAAATTGCCGGCGGATCACGATCCGGATTCGACGCGCCACTCACGGCTGCTCTCCCACGGTTGTGCGTTGGACATCGGGCGCCACCGTCGCGCCGGGCGTGCGCGCACCGCTTGCGAATGCCTTGTTGACCACGCATCCCACGAGCTGACCCCGGCGCAGCACGATGCGATGCGCCAGGCGATGGATCACGATCTCGTCGGCGTCGATGTTGAAGTTCAGCAATGACTCCGTGCCGTCGTCGTTCTGAACGAACATGGCCGGCAGTTCAGCCTGGTCGGCGAACCGAAGGCGGATGTGGTGGCCGTCGTCGAAGGCGCGGGTCGGCTTGAGCGACTCACTTCCGCAGAACCAGTAGTCCCAGTTGCGCGTGGCTGCCGTGCGGGTGAGCTTCGCCTCCACCTCAGCGCGCTTTCTCGCCTCTTCGGCAGCGCGCAGCGTGTCGGCCGGATAGTTGAACCGGATCGAATAGATCATTCGTCGAGCCGCGGCCCCGGCGGGCGCCCGGGCTGAGACGATGTAGTCGAAGTGATAGGTGCGACGGTCGGTGAGGATCGTGAGGTTCGTATTGGCCTGCGCTTCCTTCGGCTTGAGGAAGAGGTGGTTGCGCTGCGCACCTACGTCGAAGGAGCCGTTGTCGCCGGAGCCCAGATTCACGAATGTCTCGCCTTCGGCGAACTGCAGGTGAATCTGGTAGCCCACGTAGCCATGCAGGCTGATGACGTCTTCCGGGTCGTAGTCGATTGTGCGCACGCGCGCATCGACGTGCCCCTCGGACGGGATCGTTGCGGCGCGCACCGCCGTGTGGGTGGTGCACAGCCAGCCAAGGACGAGCACCAGCATGAGCGCGGGCTGGCGGAAAGATGCAAGACGATGGTTCATCAGCGCGCCTGCTTTGCGGGGGAGAGGGGGACGGC from Variovorax paradoxus includes these protein-coding regions:
- a CDS encoding TrbG/VirB9 family P-type conjugative transfer protein, which codes for MLVLVLGWLCTTHTAVRAATIPSEGHVDARVRTIDYDPEDVISLHGYVGYQIHLQFAEGETFVNLGSGDNGSFDVGAQRNHLFLKPKEAQANTNLTILTDRRTYHFDYIVSARAPAGAAARRMIYSIRFNYPADTLRAAEEARKRAEVEAKLTRTAATRNWDYWFCGSESLKPTRAFDDGHHIRLRFADQAELPAMFVQNDDGTESLLNFNIDADEIVIHRLAHRIVLRRGQLVGCVVNKAFASGARTPGATVAPDVQRTTVGEQP
- the virB10 gene encoding type IV secretion system protein VirB10, with amino-acid sequence MRGQQGIRKRCAHARRDGGARCPTHNRGRAAVSGASNPDRDPPAISSADDEALGGSRRAGAVDPDTGELYSVPRRPERPDASHTGRGHAIDGERTIPSVNRERTIQSRISSFVAIGTMLLLGAGFLFWYYSTQYAKGREAQLAAQKASAARAGGETKVPPLGRIDPPPTPPQASAPPPSASPPAAAATPPGGPPPKTPAQLALERKLGTPVMRHALSPDAAAATAAFAGGPAGPAASGVPNMAQILGALQPPPSSLSSPPGLEGSLRPTRTPAVTAQVLPTRRFLLPKGAFIDCTLETAIDSTYEGLTTCIGASDIYSADGKVVLLERGTKYVGEQRGSPRHGQGRVFVLWSEARTPTGVVVQLASPGTDELGRNGLPGFVDTHFWERFGAAILVSVIDGTMQALTAQQQGGAGLTNRGALVVGRQGSRDILTEVLRSTIAIPPTVIKNQGERIQILVARDVDFRDVYALRVAPAQP